A window from Spiroplasma endosymbiont of Aspidapion aeneum encodes these proteins:
- a CDS encoding ABC transporter ATP-binding protein, which yields MKVIFNSVNKMFDNEAGLTNINLEIDKGIIGLLGVNGAGKTTFLRLLTGFLIPNEGDVKVNNVFTKDRLFNLDNVGYISSEDDLPNSLTVKRFVSIFTSLNKDKKSNVKNIAKLLNFKLTSKKKIKELSTGMKQKLKICLTLGYSRDIYLLDEPTIGLDPVASKLLSEFLKEIANDKIIIYASHILEDIANLCNKVIVIKENEIFKNEDISNWDELLSKQMEIYYEFYSNNQKIKDIIDGAEDD from the coding sequence ATGAAGGTAATTTTTAACAGTGTTAATAAGATGTTTGATAATGAGGCTGGTTTGACTAATATAAACCTAGAAATTGATAAAGGGATTATTGGTTTATTGGGTGTTAATGGTGCGGGTAAGACTACATTTTTGCGCTTATTAACTGGTTTTTTAATACCAAATGAAGGTGATGTTAAAGTTAATAATGTATTTACTAAAGATCGTTTGTTTAATCTAGACAATGTGGGTTATATATCCAGTGAAGATGATCTTCCCAATTCATTAACTGTTAAACGATTTGTTTCTATTTTTACATCACTGAATAAAGATAAAAAAAGTAATGTTAAAAATATAGCAAAATTATTAAATTTTAAATTAACTTCAAAAAAGAAGATAAAAGAATTATCAACAGGAATGAAACAGAAACTAAAAATATGTTTAACATTAGGTTATAGCCGAGATATTTATCTGCTCGATGAACCTACAATTGGCCTTGATCCAGTAGCTTCAAAATTACTTTCTGAATTTTTAAAGGAAATTGCAAATGATAAAATAATAATTTACGCATCGCACATATTGGAAGATATTGCGAATTTATGTAACAAAGTAATTGTTATTAAAGAAAATGAAATATTTAAAAATGAGGATATATCAAATTGAGATGAGTTATTAAGTAAACAGATGGAGATATATTATGAATTTTACTCAAATAATCAAAAGATTAAAGATATAATAGATGGGGCGGAAGATGACTAA
- a CDS encoding fructose PTS transporter subunit IIB encodes MNSKQLDIKNIYFIDEKLDKANILKKIASICCDELSLFDNKDILFNKLVDREKKDTTGFGNQIAIPHTIINSFRQPIIIILKLKYPVEWNSLDNRPVKFIISMLSPNNNEHIDAMGEIAKLLMNEIIIEQLLNARNKNELLEIISNNINFENKISIDDKQPINGQPFYLAVSACTYGLAHTYLVEEKLKKYANDKDFIIKVETHGTKGDLNIITDEDLEKASGVIIAVDRVIDISHIKHKNIIRVRTSDVLKNTDKIFNGLNGEKRGKIFRNFFNITIYKNFNYSSNIALSIMMFLGVTISFLIYISKWTNIENYENIIKYSQAVALLGPVILISRLLYICFDKSLIIMGSSFIVIGSITEYNFFEFNIKSIGTIAMLVLFTLLFVMHKLLSFINNIFFGRKKSILSKGNQDVLKNLYEGFMWIYNILIPIAIMLLLCLCYKYIANINYQFYNKIHNMNNKIWFRFFITYIFIIGMLWDCGGPVNKWFLLISGILFYDSMAIDIRDIWMTPITATSIAIVLPVSCLWIRGIVWRNRMSNEEKLATKEANKCMLKSISEGFIYFKEKYKLRAQLANFITAIFIGLLISLFNLKFYGGLLNLFGIIFSFSTTDTIGYPNIGFGIIIISEILLGGLIHTIIYPPKKSKSVK; translated from the coding sequence ATGAATAGTAAACAACTTGATATTAAAAATATATATTTTATTGATGAAAAACTTGATAAGGCTAACATTCTCAAAAAGATTGCATCTATCTGTTGTGATGAACTTTCGTTATTTGATAATAAGGATATTTTATTTAATAAATTAGTAGATCGAGAAAAAAAAGATACTACAGGTTTTGGTAACCAAATAGCAATTCCACACACTATTATAAACAGTTTTAGACAACCAATAATAATCATACTGAAGTTAAAATATCCTGTTGAATGAAACTCGTTGGATAATAGACCTGTAAAATTTATTATTTCTATGTTGAGCCCTAACAATAATGAACACATAGATGCAATGGGTGAAATTGCCAAATTATTAATGAATGAAATTATAATAGAACAATTATTAAATGCAAGAAACAAGAATGAATTATTAGAAATAATTAGTAATAATATTAACTTTGAGAATAAAATATCTATTGATGATAAGCAACCTATTAATGGTCAACCTTTTTATTTGGCAGTATCTGCTTGTACATATGGCCTTGCACACACATATTTGGTTGAAGAAAAACTTAAAAAATATGCCAATGATAAAGATTTTATCATTAAGGTGGAAACTCACGGTACTAAGGGTGACCTTAATATTATCACAGATGAGGATCTTGAAAAAGCGAGTGGAGTAATAATTGCAGTTGACAGAGTTATAGACATATCTCACATAAAACATAAAAATATTATAAGAGTTAGAACATCTGATGTGTTAAAAAATACAGATAAAATCTTTAATGGTCTCAATGGCGAAAAAAGAGGAAAAATTTTTAGAAATTTTTTTAATATAACAATTTATAAAAATTTTAATTATTCTTCAAATATTGCATTAAGTATAATGATGTTTCTAGGAGTTACAATTAGTTTTTTGATATATATTAGTAAATGAACCAATATTGAAAATTATGAAAATATAATAAAATATTCCCAAGCTGTTGCGTTATTAGGACCGGTAATCCTAATATCTAGACTTCTCTATATTTGTTTTGATAAGAGTCTTATAATTATGGGATCTAGTTTTATAGTTATAGGGTCAATAACAGAATATAATTTTTTTGAGTTTAACATAAAAAGCATCGGAACCATAGCAATGTTAGTATTATTCACTCTTTTATTTGTAATGCATAAGCTACTCTCTTTTATTAATAATATTTTTTTTGGTAGAAAAAAATCTATTTTATCAAAAGGGAATCAAGATGTTCTAAAAAATTTATATGAGGGCTTTATGTGAATTTATAACATATTAATACCAATTGCTATTATGCTATTATTATGCCTTTGCTACAAATATATAGCAAACATTAATTACCAATTTTATAATAAAATTCATAATATGAATAATAAGATATGGTTTAGATTTTTTATAACATACATATTTATAATAGGGATGCTCTGGGATTGTGGTGGCCCAGTTAATAAATGATTTTTATTAATATCGGGAATTTTATTTTATGATTCTATGGCTATTGATATTAGAGATATTTGAATGACACCAATAACAGCAACTTCAATTGCTATAGTTTTACCTGTTAGTTGTTTATGAATAAGAGGTATAGTTTGAAGAAATAGGATGTCTAATGAGGAAAAACTAGCAACAAAAGAAGCAAATAAATGCATGTTAAAATCTATATCAGAAGGGTTTATTTATTTTAAGGAAAAATATAAATTAAGAGCACAACTTGCAAACTTTATCACAGCTATTTTTATCGGTTTATTAATATCGTTATTCAATCTAAAATTTTATGGTGGGTTACTAAATCTATTTGGAATAATATTTAGTTTTTCAACCACTGATACTATTGGTTATCCAAATATTGGTTTTGGCATTATTATAATAAGTGAAATTTTATTGGGCGGTCTTATTCATACAATTATTTATCCTCCAAAGAAATCTAAATCCGTTAAATAG